Part of the Candidatus Saccharibacteria bacterium genome, CCCAGTTACTCTACTTGGATAGTCAGGATAATTCTCAAGAGATCAAGCTATATATCAATTCACCAGGCGGAAGTGTTTCGGCGGGTATGGCTATTTATGACACAATCAGACATATCAAATCTGCTGTCTCTACAACAGTTGTTGGCATGGCTGCAAGTATGGCTGCCATTTTGCTGGCTGCAGGAGAACCAGGTAAACGTTATAGTCTTAAACACTCTCGAGTTATGATTCATCAGCCTTCGAGTGGTTTTCAGGGAACAGCAAGTGATATTAGGATTGCAGCAGAGCAGACTATGAAGATTAAGACAATGTCAGAAAAACTCTTGGCCGAACATACTGGTCAGGATCTAAAAAAGATTCAAGAAGATATGGATCGAGATTACTGGATGAGTGCTGCAGAAGCTAAGAAATACGGGATTATTGATCAGGTAGTAACCTAAGTATTAATTAGTTATAAAATCCTTGACACAGTAGCTTACAGTAGTGTAAGCTACTAACTATATAATGGAATAAAGTGGAGACCAAGCCCATCGGGTATTGGTTTTTTTGGTTTTTAGAATAATTATTTTTAAGGAGAGGATAGATTTAATGAGTCAGGTGGCAACAAGAAAATACTTAAATCCCAGCAAGGATAGCATTGAATTACCTGGGTTGGTTGAGCTACAACAAAATTCTTACAAGCAGTTTCTGCGTGAAGGTATCGGGGAAGTCCTGGAAGAGGTATCACCAATAGAAGATTTTACGGGTAAAAACTATCATTTGAAGTTTCTTGATTATGTGATTGAAGAACCAAAAATCTCTGAGTCAGTTGCTCGTGATCGAAAGTCAACCTACGAGGCAGCAATTAGGCTAGAGGTAGAACTAACCAACAAACGAACCAAACAGAAAAAGAAACAAAAGATTTTTCTTGGGGATATGCCAATGATGACAAGTCGCGGAACTTTTATTATCAATGGAGTTGAAAAAGTTGTGGTTTCTCAGTTGGTGCGTTCACCAGGTGTATTCTTTAGTAAGGAAAAGACAGGGTATTTTTCTGCTAAGGTTATCCCTGCTAGGGGTGCTTGGTTGGAATTTAACATCTCAAGTAGTGGTGTAGTTACTGTCAAAATTGATAACAAGCGAAAAATCAATCTTGGTACTTTCTTGAGAGCAATGGGGTTTGCTACTAATCAGGAAATTCAAAAAACTCTGAAGGTTAATGGAATTAATAAGTCTGATATTGATTTTGTGGAGCAGACTTTGAGTCGAGATACCACCAAGACTACCGATCAGGCATTGATTGAGATTTATCGCAAGGTCAGACCTGGTGACTTGGCAACACTTGACAATGCCAAAACCGTTTTGGAGGATCTATTTTTTGACTCAAAACGTTATGACTTTTCTAAAGTAGGAAGATACAAATTTAACCGTACACTCGGACTCGATCCTAACTACGGTGACCAGACCCTAAGTCAGGAGGACATCATCCTAGTGATTAGAAAGATTTTAGAATCTAGTTATCTTGATGCTCCAGCTCAGGATATCGATCACCTGGCAAACCGTCGATTAAAAATGGTTGGTGAATTGGTTCAAAAAGCTTTTAGGAGTGGAGCGCTTAGGACTGAGAGGATTGTTAAGGAGAGAATGAGTGTCGCAGATTCTGATACTATTGCTCCAGTCAATCTTATCAACGTTAGACCAATCACTGCTAGCGTTAGAGAGTTCTTTAATAAGTCACAACTCTCACAATTGATGCAGCAAGAGAATCTCTTGTCGGAAGTTTCGCACAAGCGTAGGCTAAATGCCTTAGGTCCAGGTGGTTTGACTAAAGAAAGAGCCGGATTTGAAGTACGAGATGTTCATAGAACTCACTATGGACGTATTTGCCCAGTTGAGACCCCAGAAGGACCAAATGTTGGGTTGGTCTCTAATCTTGCAAATTTTGCTAGTGTTGATCAGTACGGATTTTTGATCACTCCCTATCGTAAGGTTGAGCAACTTAAAGATGGTAGAGCTAGGGTTACTGATCAGGTAGTTTACTTGGATGCACTAGAGGATGATCAGGCCGTAATTGCAATGGCAGGGACTGAAGTAGATCAAGATGGCTATTTGGTTGGCCCTCGAGTATCTGTTCGAGGTGTTGGTGGCGAGGCTGAAGAGCTAGATATTTCAGAGGTAGAATATATTGATATCTCGACTAGGCAGGTGATTGGAGTACCAGCTTCATTGATTCCTTTTGTTGAACACAATTTGCCAATGCGGGCCTTGATGGGCTCGAATATGCAAAAACAAACCGTGCCTAGCGTCAGGCCAGACTCACCAATAGTTGGTACAGGCATGGAGTCTAAGGTTGCAAAAGACTCAGGATATGTAATATTTGCGGAAGAAGACGGTAAGGTATTGTCGGCAACTGCTGATAATCTAATAGTTGAATATAAGGATCGACAAGTCAGCTATCCATTGATTAATTTTTTAAGAAGTAATCAAAAGATTGCAATACACCAAAGAGTCAAAGTTGATGCTGGTCAGAAGGTCAAAAAAGGAGAAGTCTTAGTCGATAGTCTAGCCACCGATAATGGTGAATTAGCCTTGGGGCAGAATGTTCTAGTGGCATATATGAGTTATCATGGGCTAGGATTTGAAGATGCAATTATTATCTCTGACAGGTTAATGCAGAGTGATAAATATACTTCAGTTCATATTGAAGAATACAAGGTCGATTTGCGAGACACTAAACTTGGGCCAGAGGTTCTGACTAGCGACATACCAAATGTTAGTGAAGATTCTTTACGAAACCTTGATATTGAGGGGTTAATTCGGATTGGTTCTGAGGTCAAGCCAGGTGATATTCTGGTTGGGAAGATTACACCAAAAGGTGAGGCTGATTTGTCTGCAGAAGAAAAGCTTCTGAGAGCAATCTTTGGTGAAAAAGCTAGGGATGTTAGAGATAGTAGCTT contains:
- a CDS encoding ATP-dependent Clp protease proteolytic subunit, producing the protein MLIPTVIDKTPRGERVYDIYSRLLKDRIIFLGSPVDDLVANSLIAQLLYLDSQDNSQEIKLYINSPGGSVSAGMAIYDTIRHIKSAVSTTVVGMAASMAAILLAAGEPGKRYSLKHSRVMIHQPSSGFQGTASDIRIAAEQTMKIKTMSEKLLAEHTGQDLKKIQEDMDRDYWMSAAEAKKYGIIDQVVT
- a CDS encoding DNA-directed RNA polymerase subunit beta — protein: MSQVATRKYLNPSKDSIELPGLVELQQNSYKQFLREGIGEVLEEVSPIEDFTGKNYHLKFLDYVIEEPKISESVARDRKSTYEAAIRLEVELTNKRTKQKKKQKIFLGDMPMMTSRGTFIINGVEKVVVSQLVRSPGVFFSKEKTGYFSAKVIPARGAWLEFNISSSGVVTVKIDNKRKINLGTFLRAMGFATNQEIQKTLKVNGINKSDIDFVEQTLSRDTTKTTDQALIEIYRKVRPGDLATLDNAKTVLEDLFFDSKRYDFSKVGRYKFNRTLGLDPNYGDQTLSQEDIILVIRKILESSYLDAPAQDIDHLANRRLKMVGELVQKAFRSGALRTERIVKERMSVADSDTIAPVNLINVRPITASVREFFNKSQLSQLMQQENLLSEVSHKRRLNALGPGGLTKERAGFEVRDVHRTHYGRICPVETPEGPNVGLVSNLANFASVDQYGFLITPYRKVEQLKDGRARVTDQVVYLDALEDDQAVIAMAGTEVDQDGYLVGPRVSVRGVGGEAEELDISEVEYIDISTRQVIGVPASLIPFVEHNLPMRALMGSNMQKQTVPSVRPDSPIVGTGMESKVAKDSGYVIFAEEDGKVLSATADNLIVEYKDRQVSYPLINFLRSNQKIAIHQRVKVDAGQKVKKGEVLVDSLATDNGELALGQNVLVAYMSYHGLGFEDAIIISDRLMQSDKYTSVHIEEYKVDLRDTKLGPEVLTSDIPNVSEDSLRNLDIEGLIRIGSEVKPGDILVGKITPKGEADLSAEEKLLRAIFGEKARDVRDSSLRLPHGEYGKVVDVQVFKGKDIPREASGVLARIHVYIAQLRKISVGDKMAGRHGNKGVISRIVPVEDMPYLEDGTPVDIILNPLGVVSRMNIGQILEIHMGLAAEALGYKVATESFNGIPVETIKSELKRAGLPEDGKLQLTDGRTGQKFEERTVVGYKYMLKLIHMVDDKIHARSTGKYAKVTQQPLGGKAMGGGQRFGEMEVWALEAHGAANTLQEMLTIKSDDVIGRSKAYESIVKGMTITGPRIPESFNVLVRELQSLALNVEVDYIDPDTGITASGQPADDDDVDDDSADVSINDQGVDLYQEEEVIVEVEELDPLVQDQDSIESNLSQGGKDD